From the genome of Spinacia oleracea cultivar Varoflay chromosome 2, BTI_SOV_V1, whole genome shotgun sequence, one region includes:
- the LOC110775744 gene encoding protein Brevis radix-like 4, whose amino-acid sequence MLTCIARPKQQQGHNSHHHNHQHQHDDPDSVHTPNSKQAIKTLTSQIKGIALKASGAYKCNPCSHPNSGGPTGSGSGQLKSYTESETGSEKLKPPRAFKRTLSANSSSSAATPRWGKEMEARLKGLSVGGEVTPVMSVSASGRRLDPVVLVEEDEPKEWVAQVEPGVLITFVSLPRGGNDLKRIRFNREMFNKWQAQKWWTDNYEKIMELYNVQRLSRNAFPLPTPPRSEDDNSSMNSKMMESSIGDSPVTPPLSKESIPRNLYRGMSIGMGYSSSDSFEQHSKQSRQYESSGLASTPKHSNISGVTAKTELSSMDESLRSTSSREGDRSGELSISNGSDMESEWVEEDEPGVYITIRALPGGRRELRRVRFSREKFGEMHARVWWEENRARIHEQYL is encoded by the exons ATGTTAACGTGCATAGCTCGTCCGAAGCAACAACAGGGGCATAACAGTCATCATCATAATCATCAACATCAACACGACGATCCAGACTCCGTTCACACTCCCAACAGTAAACAAgccattaaaaccctaacttctcAG ATCAAAGGAATAGCATTAAAAGCATCAGGGGCGTACAAATGCAACCCATGTTCACACCCCAACTCGGGCGGACCAACCGGGTCAGGTTCGGGTCAACTCAAGAGCTACACCGAGTCAGAGACTGGCTCAGAGAAGTTGAAGCCGCCAAGGGCATTTAAACGGACGTTGAGCGCGAACTCGTCGTCGTCGGCGGCGACGCCGAGGTGGGGGAAAGAGATGGAGGCGCGGTTGAAAGGGCTGTCTGTTGGCGGCGAGGTAACGCCGGTGATGTCCGTGTCGGCGAGTGGGCGGCGACTTGACCCGGTTGTGTTGGTGGAGGAAGACGAACCTAAAGAGTGGGTTGCTCAGGTGGAGCCCGGCGTTTTGATCACTTTTGTTTCTTTGCCACGTGGCGGCAATGATCTTAAGCGCATTCGATTTaa CCGAGAAATGTTCAACAAATGGCAAGCCCAAAAATGGTGGACGGATAACTACGAGAAGATCATGGAACTGTATAATGTTCAGAGGCTTAGTCGTAACGCCTTTCCTCTTCCAACTCCCCCAAGATCTGAAGATGATAACAGCTCTATG AATTCAAAAATGATGGAGTCATCAATTGGTGACAGTCCAGTTACACCACCATTAAGCAAAGAAAGTATACCACGTAACCTTTACCGTGGAATGAGCATTGGTATGGGATACTCATCCTCAGATTCTTTCGAACAACATTCAAAGCAATCACGTCAATATGAATCAAGTGGTCTAGCCTCAACACCAAAACATTCCAACATTAGTGGAGTTACTGCAAAGACAGAACTATCTTCTATGGATGAGTCACTAAGATCTACCTCTTCTAGAGAAGGAGATCGTTCTGGAGAACTGTCAATTAGTAATGGCAGTGATATGGAGAGTGAGTGGGTTGAAGAAGACGAGCCAGGAGTTTATATTACTATTCGAGCTTTGCCTGGTGGGCGAAGAGAGCTCAGACGCGTTAGGTTCAG TCGAGAAAAGTTTGGAGAGATGCATGCTAGAGTTTGGTGGGAAGAGAATAGAGCACGTATACACGAACAATACTTGTAA